CGTGCACCAGAAGCAGGGCGGCGTCCTCGGCGGAGCCGGTGACCGGGAAGACCACGGTGCGGGCGCCCAGGGCGTCGGCCCGGTCCAGCCCGGGCGCCTGCCCGGGCACGTCGATCCGGGCGGTGCGGTCGACCCGGACGACGACCTCCGGCCGGCCGACCAGCGCCTCCTCGACGACCCGCTCCGGGTTGCCGACGACGAGGTGCGGGGACAGCCCGGCGGCCAGCAGGGTGTCGGCCCCCTCGTCGACCCCGACGAGCACCGGGTGCGCCTCACGGATCCAGTGCCGGATCAGCCGCAGGTCCTCCGTGGCACCGGGCCCGGTGGAGACGACGACCACCGGGCGGCCGGCGATCTCGGTCTCGAGCTCGGGGAAGCCCTCGCCGTCGAGGAGCAGGTCGCGCTCCCGGCGCAGGTGCTCGACCGTGTTGTTGGCGAACGCCTCGAGCTGGTGGGTCAGCCCGGCGCGGGCGACCTCCATCTGGCGGGCGACCACGTCGGTGTCCAGGCGCTGGCCGGTGGCGACCGGCGTCTCTCCGCGGAAGAGCGTCTCGCCGTCCAGGCGCAGACGGTCGCCGTCGCCGACCAGGCGCATGACCTCGGCGCCGGCCCGGTCGAGCACCGGGATTCCGGCCTCGACGAGCACCTGCGGCCCGAGGTTGGGGTAGCGACCGCTGATGCTGGGCGCCGCGTTGACGACGGCCCCCACGCCGGCGGCGACCAGCAGCCGGGCGCTGCCGGCGTCGAGGTCGAGGTGCTCGACGACGGCGATGTCCCCAGGGCCGAGCCGCACCGTCAGCCGATCGGCAGTGGAGCCGACCCGGGCGGTGCCGTGGACCCCGGGCAGCGGCGCCTCGGTGCGGGCGCGACGGAGCGTGGCGAGGCGCATGGCCGCGATGCTGCCATGTGACAAGTGTGACTGGTGGGATTTGGCGGCGGCCGGGCGCGCCGTCCGGAGCGTCAGCCGGCCAGCTTGTCCTGCGCCGCCGCCGCGAGCAGCTCGCGGGCGTGCGCCCGGGCCGCCTTCGAGTCCTCCAGGCCGGCGAGCATCCGCGACAGCTCCTGCAGCCGGCCGGCCCGGTCCAGGGCGACGACGCCGCTGCGGGTGACGGTGCCGTCGTCGGCCTTGCGGACCACCAGGTGCTGGTCGGCGAAGGCGGCCACCTGCGGCAGGTGGGTCACGACGACGACCTGGGTGGTCCGGGCCAGGGCCGCCAGGCGACGGCCGACCTCGACGGCGGCCCGGCCGCCGACCCCGGCGTCGACCTCGTCGAAGACCAGCGTCGGCACCGGGTCGGCCCCCGCCAGCACCACCTCGACAGCCAGCATCACCCGGGACAGCTCGCCGCCGGAGGCCCCCCGCTGCAGCGGCCGGGACGGCGCGCCCGTGTGCGGCCGGAGCAGCACC
This portion of the Actinomycetes bacterium genome encodes:
- the steA gene encoding putative cytokinetic ring protein SteA yields the protein MRLATLRRARTEAPLPGVHGTARVGSTADRLTVRLGPGDIAVVEHLDLDAGSARLLVAAGVGAVVNAAPSISGRYPNLGPQVLVEAGIPVLDRAGAEVMRLVGDGDRLRLDGETLFRGETPVATGQRLDTDVVARQMEVARAGLTHQLEAFANNTVEHLRRERDLLLDGEGFPELETEIAGRPVVVVSTGPGATEDLRLIRHWIREAHPVLVGVDEGADTLLAAGLSPHLVVGNPERVVEEALVGRPEVVVRVDRTARIDVPGQAPGLDRADALGARTVVFPVTGSAEDAALLLVHAREASLVVGVGTSVVLADFVDRSRADMAGTFLTRLTVGSRLVDPATVAQLHRRRARPWPLWLLLLALVGGLVATVALAGDTTTVGEWREEFVSAVSDLVGGS